Proteins from one Ahaetulla prasina isolate Xishuangbanna chromosome 2, ASM2864084v1, whole genome shotgun sequence genomic window:
- the CCNQ gene encoding cyclin-Q isoform X2: MNPIRLQETSQLSANVRIHFKVCRFIMEAACTIYHRFFMEVPLEPYDPYLVAMAALYLAGKVEEQHLRIRDIINVSHRYLHPRSDPLELDTHFWELRDSIVQCELLMLRVLCFRVSFQHPHKYLLHYLLSLKHWMNRHSWERTPVAAAAWALLRDSYHGPLCLQHPPQHIAVTVLYLALQCYGVEVPADAEAERPWWQVFSEDLSKPVMDQIVLELIRVYTLDAEI; this comes from the exons ATGAATCCCATTAGACTGCAGGAAACCAGCCAGTTATCTGCAAATGTCAGGATTCACTTCAAAGTCTGTAGGTTCATCATGGAAGCAG CGTGCACCATTTATCACCGATTTTTTATGGAGGTGCCTCTGGAGCCATATGATCCTTACTTGGTAGCTATGGCTGCACTGTATCTGGCTGGAAAGGTAGAAGAACAGCATTTGCGGATAAGAGACATCATCAATGTGAGCCACAG GTACTTGCATCCTCGGAGTGACCCCCTGGAATTGGACACACATTTCTGGGAGCTGAGAGACAGCATTGTCCAGTGTGAGCTGCTCATGCTACGTGTGCTCTGCTTCCGTGTCTCCTTCCAGCACCCCCATAAG tacCTTCTTCATTATTTACTGTCCCTGAAGCACTGGATGAACCGGCATAGTTGGGAGCGGACCCCGGTGGCGGCAGCAGCTTGGGCTCTGTTGCGGGACAGTTACCATGGACCCCTGTGCCTCCAGCACCCTCCACAGCATATTGCTGTCACAGTCCTTTACCTTGCTCTGCAGTGTTACGGAGTGGAAGTACCTGCTGATGCTGAAGCCGAGCGACCGTGGTGGCAG GTGTTCAGTGAAGATCTTTCCAAACCTGTTATGGACCAGATAGTCTTGGAACTGATACGAGTCTACACTTTGGATGCAGAGATCTAA
- the CCNQ gene encoding cyclin-Q isoform X1, producing the protein MNPIRLQETSQLSANVRIHFKVCRFIMEAGVKLSLRSVPIATACTIYHRFFMEVPLEPYDPYLVAMAALYLAGKVEEQHLRIRDIINVSHRYLHPRSDPLELDTHFWELRDSIVQCELLMLRVLCFRVSFQHPHKYLLHYLLSLKHWMNRHSWERTPVAAAAWALLRDSYHGPLCLQHPPQHIAVTVLYLALQCYGVEVPADAEAERPWWQVFSEDLSKPVMDQIVLELIRVYTLDAEI; encoded by the exons ATGAATCCCATTAGACTGCAGGAAACCAGCCAGTTATCTGCAAATGTCAGGATTCACTTCAAAGTCTGTAGGTTCATCATGGAAGCAG GTGTGAAGTTAAGCCTGCGCTCTGTCCCCATTGCTACAGCGTGCACCATTTATCACCGATTTTTTATGGAGGTGCCTCTGGAGCCATATGATCCTTACTTGGTAGCTATGGCTGCACTGTATCTGGCTGGAAAGGTAGAAGAACAGCATTTGCGGATAAGAGACATCATCAATGTGAGCCACAG GTACTTGCATCCTCGGAGTGACCCCCTGGAATTGGACACACATTTCTGGGAGCTGAGAGACAGCATTGTCCAGTGTGAGCTGCTCATGCTACGTGTGCTCTGCTTCCGTGTCTCCTTCCAGCACCCCCATAAG tacCTTCTTCATTATTTACTGTCCCTGAAGCACTGGATGAACCGGCATAGTTGGGAGCGGACCCCGGTGGCGGCAGCAGCTTGGGCTCTGTTGCGGGACAGTTACCATGGACCCCTGTGCCTCCAGCACCCTCCACAGCATATTGCTGTCACAGTCCTTTACCTTGCTCTGCAGTGTTACGGAGTGGAAGTACCTGCTGATGCTGAAGCCGAGCGACCGTGGTGGCAG GTGTTCAGTGAAGATCTTTCCAAACCTGTTATGGACCAGATAGTCTTGGAACTGATACGAGTCTACACTTTGGATGCAGAGATCTAA